The following proteins come from a genomic window of Methanocaldococcus sp.:
- a CDS encoding phosphatidylglycerophosphatase A, which translates to MDIIGLLKSYGINIENLIDAGISLYVGDTKEIDKVKEKLKIIILKELNNPNVSTLLIAAILLDKEGKNNNLPFNYSEDPNYVYVDEVLGLAIANEIAGTKAIFNFRFYDAKKPGIIGELDKKGYMFLDDAIAGLLAGCMSKVFE; encoded by the coding sequence ATGGATATTATAGGGCTTTTAAAAAGTTATGGAATTAATATAGAAAATTTAATAGATGCTGGGATTTCTTTATATGTTGGAGATACTAAGGAAATAGATAAGGTTAAAGAAAAACTTAAAATAATCATATTAAAAGAATTAAATAATCCTAATGTTTCCACTTTGTTAATTGCGGCTATATTGTTAGATAAAGAAGGAAAAAATAATAATTTGCCATTTAATTATAGTGAAGATCCTAACTATGTATATGTTGATGAAGTTCTTGGTTTAGCAATAGCAAATGAGATTGCTGGAACTAAGGCAATATTTAATTTTAGATTTTACGATGCTAAAAAACCGGGAATTATTGGAGAGTTGGATAAAAAAGGATATATGTTTTTAGATGATGCAATTGCTGGATTGTTGGCTGGCTGTATGAGTAAAGTTTTTGAGTAA
- a CDS encoding energy-coupling factor ABC transporter ATP-binding protein: MKPLYELKNVYYQYPDGTIALDNINMKIYEGEVVAIIGPNGAGKTTLLKILDALEFPKKGEVYFEGKKLEERLLNDIEFMKYFRKKVGFIFQDPDTMLFSPTVWDDVAFAPLHLYDKDTAIKVTEKVINEMNLNHIKDKHPYNISGGEKKKSSIAAVLSITPDVILMDEPTSYLDPKSRNYIINLIKDLKSKNKTIVFVSHDPNLITLADRCYILNKKIIAEGTPKEIFSNVEILEKNNLDVPEVTKLFKLLLDDKDLISKINIDNLPITVDEAYNILRDLLIKN; this comes from the coding sequence ATGAAACCTTTGTATGAATTAAAGAACGTATATTATCAATATCCAGATGGAACTATTGCATTGGACAATATAAATATGAAAATTTATGAAGGAGAGGTAGTAGCAATTATAGGCCCTAACGGAGCTGGAAAAACAACACTTTTAAAAATATTAGATGCTTTAGAGTTTCCAAAAAAAGGAGAGGTATATTTTGAAGGAAAAAAATTAGAGGAAAGATTATTAAATGATATAGAGTTTATGAAATACTTTAGAAAAAAAGTAGGATTTATATTCCAAGATCCAGATACTATGCTGTTCAGTCCAACAGTTTGGGATGATGTGGCTTTTGCTCCTCTACACCTTTATGATAAAGATACAGCTATAAAAGTTACTGAAAAAGTTATAAATGAAATGAATTTAAACCATATAAAAGATAAGCATCCTTACAATATCAGTGGTGGCGAAAAAAAGAAATCATCAATTGCGGCAGTTTTATCAATAACTCCAGATGTTATACTTATGGATGAACCTACATCATACTTAGATCCAAAAAGTAGAAATTACATAATAAACTTAATTAAAGATTTAAAAAGTAAGAATAAAACCATTGTATTTGTAAGTCATGATCCAAATCTTATAACGCTCGCTGATAGATGTTATATTCTAAATAAAAAAATTATTGCTGAAGGAACTCCAAAGGAAATATTTAGTAATGTAGAAATCTTAGAAAAAAATAATTTAGATGTTCCTGAGGTAACTAAATTATTTAAACTTCTGTTAGATGATAAAGATTTAATAAGTAAAATAAATATTGATAACTTACCAATAACAGTTGATGAGGCATATAATATATTAAGAGATTTATTAATAAAAAACTAA
- the cbiQ gene encoding cobalt ECF transporter T component CbiQ — MKLINKTVEHVIKYISEAVFSEKFARNKDGFLQKLDPRIKIIGLIILVITTVSIKHIEVLIFLYLLSLIFCILSRIPLLYYIKRVWLFIPLFTGIIVFPVIFLTPGHPIYVILKKPYYIAITYEGIKYAILFTLRVATAISYTVLITLTTRWDEIMKALNSLGVPDIVITIMTLAYRYIFLLLNNVLEMMYSKKSRLCRNLKLKESWIIAGKSMGALFIKTQRMGEDIYYAMLSRGYLNEPRIFTNFKVKYYDIIFLCFIVLISSISLGYDRLIL, encoded by the coding sequence GTGAAGTTAATAAATAAAACAGTTGAGCACGTAATAAAATATATTAGTGAGGCAGTTTTTTCAGAAAAATTTGCAAGGAATAAGGATGGTTTTTTGCAAAAATTAGATCCAAGAATAAAGATAATTGGATTAATTATATTGGTTATAACAACGGTTTCAATTAAGCATATTGAAGTTTTGATATTTTTATATCTTTTATCCCTAATTTTTTGTATTCTATCAAGGATTCCATTACTTTACTATATAAAAAGAGTTTGGCTATTTATTCCTCTATTTACAGGAATAATTGTATTTCCTGTAATATTCTTAACTCCTGGGCATCCAATTTATGTAATTCTAAAAAAACCTTATTATATTGCTATTACTTATGAAGGAATAAAATATGCTATATTATTTACTCTTAGAGTGGCAACAGCAATATCTTACACTGTCTTAATAACCTTAACTACGAGATGGGACGAGATAATGAAGGCACTTAATAGTTTAGGAGTTCCAGATATTGTAATAACGATAATGACACTCGCATATAGATATATATTTTTATTATTAAACAATGTCTTAGAGATGATGTATTCAAAAAAATCAAGATTGTGTAGGAATTTAAAGCTAAAAGAAAGTTGGATTATTGCTGGTAAAAGTATGGGAGCACTCTTTATAAAAACTCAGAGAATGGGTGAAGATATTTATTATGCAATGCTTTCAAGAGGCTACTTAAACGAACCAAGGATTTTTACAAATTTTAAAGTTAAATATTATGACATAATCTTCTTATGTTTTATAGTATTAATATCATCTATTTCATTAGGTTATGATAGGTTGATACTATGA
- a CDS encoding PDGLE domain-containing protein, whose product MDFKDPLVKKFLYLIIAMIILCPLGILLVWNYGDAWGEWDVNDVAEKVHANIQGMEELSGIWSYAILPDYDIPGWDDPVRASIGYIISAIVGVALCLGAFYGLTKIVYSNRT is encoded by the coding sequence ATAGACTTTAAAGATCCATTAGTTAAAAAATTTTTGTATTTAATTATTGCAATGATTATATTATGTCCTCTTGGAATTCTCTTAGTATGGAACTATGGAGATGCTTGGGGGGAATGGGATGTCAATGATGTAGCAGAAAAAGTTCATGCAAACATTCAAGGTATGGAGGAGCTATCTGGCATTTGGAGTTATGCAATCCTACCAGATTATGACATTCCTGGATGGGATGATCCTGTTAGAGCATCGATAGGTTATATAATATCAGCAATTGTTGGAGTTGCCTTATGCTTAGGAGCGTTCTATGGACTAACAAAGATTGTATATTCAAATCGTACTTAA
- the cbiM gene encoding cobalt transporter CbiM yields the protein MHIPDGYLGPITCAFFYLIMLYFWYKGIKALKTLHPKQIPLLGILTAFSFLVMMYNLPVPDGTTAHMVGGTLIAILMDNPWVATIAISIVLFIQAIFFGDGGITTLGANCFNMGVVLPFVGYYTYKFLRNKVGDVIASGIGAYVGIVAAAIVAGFEFGLQPYIEPGYCPYPFTVSVPAMAFAHLTTAGPAAAVVTAIVVWYVKKARPDLFELTKRSMEVS from the coding sequence ATGCACATACCAGATGGATATTTAGGACCAATAACCTGTGCATTTTTTTATCTTATAATGCTATATTTCTGGTATAAAGGAATAAAAGCATTGAAAACTTTACATCCAAAGCAAATACCACTGTTAGGGATATTAACGGCATTTTCATTTTTAGTAATGATGTACAACCTTCCAGTTCCAGATGGGACAACAGCCCACATGGTTGGAGGGACATTAATAGCTATATTAATGGACAATCCATGGGTAGCAACAATAGCAATATCCATTGTATTGTTTATCCAGGCAATTTTCTTTGGAGATGGAGGAATTACTACATTAGGAGCTAATTGTTTTAACATGGGAGTAGTTTTACCATTTGTTGGTTATTATACTTACAAATTTTTAAGAAATAAGGTTGGAGATGTTATAGCAAGTGGTATTGGAGCCTATGTTGGAATAGTAGCAGCAGCAATAGTTGCTGGCTTTGAATTTGGACTACAACCTTATATAGAGCCCGGTTACTGTCCATATCCATTTACTGTATCAGTTCCTGCAATGGCATTTGCACACTTAACAACTGCTGGACCAGCAGCGGCTGTTGTAACAGCAATAGTTGTATGGTATGTTAAAAAGGCAAGACCTGATTTGTTCGAATTAACGAAGAGATCTATGGAGGTGAGTTAA